The Thalassophryne amazonica chromosome 6, fThaAma1.1, whole genome shotgun sequence genome includes a region encoding these proteins:
- the npbwr2b gene encoding neuropeptides B/W receptor type 2b, which produces MTNLTSTMENISIHSSFPPVCNDSDFYSLMSGNHSDLKCTPPSELYFYADLYIILPIIYSIICAVGLTGNTAIIYVILKAPKMKTVTNIFILNLAIADDLFTLVLPINIAEHLLHYWPFGEVLCKIIVSIDHYNIFSSIYFLTVMSVDRYLVVLATVKSKRMPYRTYRAARIISFCVWVLVILIVMPFTIFASVYINPHDGRKRCALSLPAPESLWFKASRIYTLILSFAIPVSTICILYSMMLYKLRNMQLNSNAKALDKAKKKVTIMVFIVLAVCLFCWTPFHLSTIVALTTDLRTTPLLIGISYFITSLSYANSCLNPFLYAFLDDSFRKAFKKMLECRPT; this is translated from the coding sequence ATGACAAACTTGACTTCAACCATGGAGAACATCTCGATCCACAGCAGCTTTCCACCCGTCTGCAACGACTCAGACTTCTACTCCCTGATGTCAGGGAACCACTCGGACCTGAAGTGTACTCCTCCCTCTGAGTTATACTTCTACGCAGACCTCTACATCATCTTACCGATCATCTACTCCATCATCTGCGCGGTGGGGCTGACGGGCAACACGGCCATCATCTACGTGATCCTCAAAGCCCCTAAGATGAAAACAGTCACCAACATATTCATCTTGAACTTGGCCATCGCCGATGACTTGTTCACTTTGGTCTTGCCAATCAACATTGCCGAACACTTGCTGCACTACTGGCCTTTCGGTGAGGTTTTGTGCAAAATCATCGTCAGCATTGACCATTATAACATTTTCTCTAGTATCTACTTCCTCACCGTAATGAGTGTTGATCGCTACCTAGTCGTCTTGGCCACTGTCAAGTCCAAACGCATGCCTTACCGCACCTACAGAGCTGCCAGAATCATCTCGTTTTGTGTGTGGGTGCTCGTAATCCTCATTGTGATGccttttaccatttttgccagCGTCTACATCAACCCGCATGATGGGCGAAAGAGATGTGCGCTCAGCCTCCCCGCCCCCGAGAGCCTGTGGTTCAAGGCAAGCCGGATCTACACGCTCATTCTGAGCTTTGCCATCCCTGTCTCCACCATCTGTATTTTATACTCCATGATGCTCTACAAGTTGAGGAACATGCAGCTCAACAGCAATGCTAAAGCACTCGACAAGGCCAAGAAGAAAGTCACCATCATGGTCTTCATCGTCTTGGCCGTCTGCTTGTTCTGCTGGACACCTTTCCACCTCAGCACCATTGTGGCCCTGACGACAGACCTGAGAACCACACCACTGCTGATCGGGATCTCCTACTTCATAACCAGCTTGAGCTATGCCAACTCCTGTCTGAACCCGTTTCTCTATGCCTTCTTGGACGACAGTTTCAGGAAAGCCTTCAAGAAGATGTTGGAATGTAGACCCACTTGA